The genomic region CACCCTGCAGGAACGGCCCCTTGGCAGCCCAATCGCGcgacgagccgctgccgtacTCCTTACCAGCCAGAATGATCGTCGGCACGCCGGCTGCCTTGTAACTCATGGCCGCGTCGAAGATGAACATCTTTTCGCCGGTCGGGTGGTACAACGTGTACGGGCCCGTCTGACCATCGCCGACGAGGCGGTTGGCGAGACGCGTGTTGGCGAAGGTGCCACGCACCATCACCTCGTCGTTTCCGCGGCGCGAGCCGTACGTGTTGAAGTCCTTCCGCTCCACCCCACGCTCCATGAGAAacttcgccgccggcgagtcCTTGGCTATGTTGCCGGCCGGCGAGATGTGGTCCGTCGTGATGGAGTCGCCGAAGATGGCAAGGCAGGCGGCGTTCTCGATGCTCTTCGCACCGGGTGGGTCGAGGGTCATGTCGTCAAAGTACGGCGGGCTGTGAATGTATAACGACTTCGGGTCCCACTTGTAGAACTCGCCATTCTCCACCTGAAGCTCGTTCCATTGCTTGTTCATGGTCGTGATGTTGGAGTACACCTCCTTGAACAGGTCCGGCGTCACGTACTTgttcaccaccgccacaatTTCCTCGTTGCTTGGCCAAATGTCGCGCAGGTACACGCCGTTCGCGATCGGCTCCTTGGCGAAGTCAATATTCGCGCGTCCGGCGAGCGCGAAGGCAACgacgagcggcggcgatgccaaGTAGTTGGCAGCCGTTAGCGGGTGAATGCGGGACTCAAAGTTGCGGTTGCCGGagagcaccgctgcggcaacAAAATTGTTGTCCGTGATGCACTTGGACACCTCCGGCGCGATATCGCCTGAGTTGCCGATGCACGTCATGCAGCCGTAGCCTGTCGTGTTGAAGCCGAGGGCCTCGAGGCTCTTCTGCAGGCCGGCGTTCTCGAGGTACTTGGTCACCACGTGCGAGCCCGGCGAGAGAGATGTCTTGATGCCCGGCGGCACCCTCAAGCCCTTTTCCAGGGCCTTCCGTGCCAACAAACCCGCCGCGACGAGCACGGTGGGGTTCGAGGTGTTCGTGCAGGAGGTGATAGCCGCGATcacgacgctgccgtgctcCATCGTCGCCTCCTGGCCGTTGACGGTGTACTTGACCTTCTTCTTGTGCTCCCCTTCCGGGATGCCAAAGCCCTTGAAGCCAGACTTGGCCGACATGCAAGCCTTGAAGTCCTTCGACACATCCGTCAGAGGCACGTTGTCTTGAGGGCGCTTCGGGCCGGCGACGCACGGCACCACTGTGGAGAGGTCAAGCTCCAGGTGCTGCGAGTAGTCGATCTGCTCGTTGCCGGTGCGGAAGAGCCCGACAGCCTTGACGTAGCTCTCAATGCGGGCCACGTGCTCGGCAGAGCGGTTCGTGTTCTTGAGGTATTCGATCGTCTCGTTGTCGATGGGGAAGTAGCCAGTAGTGGCGCCGTACTCTGGAGCCATGTTGGCCAGCGTAGCACGGTCAGCGACTGAGAGCGCGTCGACACCAGGGCCGTAGAACTCGACAAACTTGCCTACCACACCGAGCTTGCGGAGGTTCTTCACGACAGTAAGAACGAGATCGGTTGCCGTGCACCCCTCCTGCAGCTTGCCAGTGAACTTATAGCCAACGACCTGCGGCAGAACCATGGAGAGGGACTGGCCGAGCATGCCGGCTTCGGCTTCGATGCCACCAACACCCCAGCCCACGACGCCCAGACCATTGACCATCGTCGTGTGCGAGTCGGTTCCGACAACGGAGTCCGGGTATAGCATCCCATCCGCGTTAAACACGACGTGAGCGAGGTACTCGAGGTTCACCTGGTGCACAATGCCGGAGCCGGGCGGGACAATCAGAAGGTTGTCGAACGCCCTCGAGCCCCATTTGAGGAACTCGAAGCGCTCGCGGTTGCGTTGCATCTCAATTCTCTGGTTttgcgccaccgcgtcctGCACGCCAGCGCAGTCCACCTGCACGGAGTGATCCACTACGAGGTCGACGGGAATCTGCGGGTTGATGCGGTTCGGGTCACCGCCAAGGCGCTTCATCGCATCACGCATAGCCGCTAGGTCCACGACGCACGGCACGCCAGTGAAgtcctgcagcaccacgcgAGCTGGCTTGAACGGGATCTCGAT from Leishmania infantum JPCM5 genome chromosome 18 harbors:
- a CDS encoding putative aconitase, producing the protein MLRTGLQLAKKGASPNPFNAKFLASLQVDGGSAKYYKINEISAKYNNLPFSIRVLLESAVRNCDEFDVTSKTVESIFDWKNNCTKGIEIPFKPARVVLQDFTGVPCVVDLAAMRDAMKRLGGDPNRINPQIPVDLVVDHSVQVDCAGVQDAVAQNQRIEMQRNRERFEFLKWGSRAFDNLLIVPPGSGIVHQVNLEYLAHVVFNADGMLYPDSVVGTDSHTTMVNGLGVVGWGVGGIEAEAGMLGQSLSMVLPQVVGYKFTGKLQEGCTATDLVLTVVKNLRKLGVVGKFVEFYGPGVDALSVADRATLANMAPEYGATTGYFPIDNETIEYLKNTNRSAEHVARIESYVKAVGLFRTGNEQIDYSQHLELDLSTVVPCVAGPKRPQDNVPLTDVSKDFKACMSAKSGFKGFGIPEGEHKKKVKYTVNGQEATMEHGSVVIAAITSCTNTSNPTVLVAAGLLARKALEKGLRVPPGIKTSLSPGSHVVTKYLENAGLQKSLEALGFNTTGYGCMTCIGNSGDIAPEVSKCITDNNFVAAAVLSGNRNFESRIHPLTAANYLASPPLVVAFALAGRANIDFAKEPIANGVYLRDIWPSNEEIVAVVNKYVTPDLFKEVYSNITTMNKQWNELQVENGEFYKWDPKSLYIHSPPYFDDMTLDPPGAKSIENAACLAIFGDSITTDHISPAGNIAKDSPAAKFLMERGVERKDFNTYGSRRGNDEVMVRGTFANTRLANRLVGDGQTGPYTLYHPTGEKMFIFDAAMSYKAAGVPTIILAGKEYGSGSSRDWAAKGPFLQGVKAVIAESFERIHRSNLVGMGVIPLQFKDGENATSLGLTGKEHFSMNFSGELRPLQDIVVKCDNGKTFTTTLRIDTEVEVKYVENGGILNYVLRTKIQ